The uncultured Fibrobacter sp. genome includes the window GGCCAAGAAATCGATCGCCTGGGTCATCAGGAGGGCGCCACTCGTTGCAAGCATCAGCAAGCCGTAAGCTTCGCCACCCTTGAACTTTTCATGGCCAAGCGTCCACTGGAGCCCGGCAATGCCAAGGAATGCGCAGAGCACAATGGATGCCCCGAGCACGCGACGAATCGGATCCATGGCATAGAGGTTCATAAACGTATCGGTCGTCGTGAGGAAATAAGCCCCAAGAGCAAGCGCGATAAAGAAACTTGCAACCCAGGGGAGCACCTTGTGCTTGTTTTCATCCTTAAGGAACGGTTCTGCAGCAAGGGACACCAGGGCTCCTGCGGCAATCAGAATGACCGGCAAGAGATTAACGATATTACTCATTTTCAGAAGCCTCCTCGTTTACTTTGGCCTCGTTAGATTCAGACGCATTTTCCTGAGCGTCGGCGACATCGGTTTCACTCATCGCCTTGAGCTGTGCAATCAGAGAGGCGCGTTCCTCGTCGGTAAAACCATTCGCCTTCAGGTTGGAATCCAGCTGATGCAAGTCTTCTTCGGTCATGGGCTGAGCCACGGCGGCGATATTTTCGTCCACAGCAATGTCACCTGTCGTATCGACAGATGCTTCGACCGTCGCATCGGCTGCGGCATCGGAGGGGTGCGTCACCTTGTTCATTTCCTGCACGGCGGACTCGTCAAAGAGCTGAAGCGCGTTGGTAATGAAAGCAGGATGCATACCGAACACCACAAGGAGAATTCCCATGATGCCGATCGAAGAACCTTCGAGAGCGGTCATGCGCTTGCCATCTTCGTACTGGCGAGCCGGCGTACCGAAGATAACCTTCTGCACAAAGCGGAGCATGTAGGCCGCCGAAAGAATCAGGCAAAGGCCCACGACGAGAGCCGGAAGCGGCCCCATATCCCACAGGGACATCAGCACCGTGAATTCACCGACAAATCCTGCCGTTCCCGGAACCGCCAAAGAAAGCACGGCCAAGAAGCCGAACAAGGAACCGAACACCGGATTGCGCTTAGCAAGTCCACCGAGCTGTTCGATATCGCGCGTACCCGCAAAGCGTTCCGCAATGCCCATCAGGTAGAACTGCGCACCGGCGCTGATACCGTGAGCAACCAGAAGCACGAGCACTGCAGGGAGCATCGATTCGGACAAGCTGAACACACCTGCCACCGCAAGGCCCAGGTGACCCATGGAGCTATACGCCAGGAGTTTCTTACCGTCGGTTGCACGAAGCGCCATCAGGGCTCCGTAAACAGCGGTAAGGAGGCCAAGCCACATCATGGCATCGACCACTTCCATCGAAAGCGGGAAAATCGGGAGAATCCAGGCGATAAATCCGAAAACGCCCGCCTTGCTCATGGCACCCGTAAGGATTGCCGAAAGCGGAGCCGGAGCTTCGGCGTAGGTAATCGCCTGCCAGCCGTGGAACGGGAATACGGGGGTCTTCACCATAAAGGCGAGCAAGAAGCAAGCCAAAAGCGTTGCCTGCATCGCGGGGTCCAGATTCTGGAGCGCCACCGCCAAGGAAAGCACCAAGGAATTATCCGCAACCGTAAGAAGGTACCACAGGGCAACCATCATCGGAGCAGAACCCACCAAGGTGTAAATGGCAAACGTCATCGCCGCATTACGGCGATCTTTACCGCCAAAGCCTGCAATCAGGACCGCGGCAGGGAACACCATCGCTTCAAAGAAGAAGAAAAACAGGACCGCATCTGCCGCGAGGAAGGTACCGTTCATGGCACCCATCAGGGCAAAGATGGCGATCGCAAAATTGCGGTAGTTCTTTTCAAAGGTATTACGCCCCGTAACCAGGGACACCAGGGAAAGGCCCGTAGAAAGGAACACCATCCAGGCGCCCAGTCCGTGACTGTACAGGTAGTAGTAAACGGATCCCTTCGCACCCGGAATACGGAACCATTCAATGGCCTCCGTAGCCTGGTTTCCGGAAGCAATCAAGGCAATGGACATCGCCACGAAAGCAATACCGAACAAGAAGGCAAGCCTAGAAGAAGACTTCGCGTCTTCCTTGGAAGTCGCCATCATCAAAATGGCGGCTGCAAAAGGAGCCAAGACGAGGAAATGCAACAGCATTAGAACAATCCTCCAGTCAAAAGTACAACAGCGATTAACGCGACGACACCGACCAGGCTAAGCGTAAGCTGCACACGCACCTTGCGCGCCTGGAAAGAGCTGACTCCGTCGCCCACGATTTCGACAATGGCACCCACCGTCCATTGAGCGGCCTGCAAGACCTTGTCAACGAACATATCCGCAACAAAGGCGAGAGCCTTCGTGATGACAATGAAAATTTCGTGGATGTAGTCAAAGAAGAACGTCCAGTCGGCCTTGAAGCCTTCGGGAGCGCTCCCCCACTTGGCATGCAGGCGCGGCAGGCGCTTGAGTCCATAAACCATGTATGCGATCATCATACCGAGCAGGGCTGCGGCCGTACCGAAGCAGGCAAACGCCAGCGGATTCACGTGCGCAATTTCGAGCTTGCCCAGCATGTAGTTCTGAGCCTCCCCAACCACCGGGGCAAGGGTCGCTTCAAAGAACTTGATGCCCATGGAGTCAGCCCACAGGTAACCGGCAAACACAGCACCGAAGGCAAGAATCACCATCGGGATAAGCATGCTGGCCGGAGCTTCGTGGATATGGGCTTCCTTTTCCTTGGGGCCACGGTATTCGCCGAAGAAGGTCATAATGATGAGGCGACCCATGTAGACTGCCGTAATCACGGCGGTCAGGAGGCCCACCACGTAGAAGAACTCGCCGCACGGAGCGTTCGTATAGAGACGTTCCAGGATCAGGTCCTTAGACCAGAAACCGGCAAAGCCCGGGAAGCCGATAATCGCAAGGAATGCAAAAATCATCACGCAGGCCGTAACCGGAGTCTTCTTGAGAAGTCCACCCATGCGGCGCATATCCTGTTCCCCTGCAAGGGAATGAATCACGGCACCGGCACCCAAGAAGAGGGCAGCCTTGAAGAAGGCGTGAGTGAACACGTGGAAGATAGAGGCGTCGAATGCCGAAGCACCCGCAGCCATGAACATGTAACCGAGCTGAGAAATGGTCGAGTAGGCAAGCACCTTCTTGATGTCGTTCTGGAAAAGGCCTGCGACAGCCGCCCAGAAAGCCGTGAGCATACCCACGATCAAGACGATAATCAGCACTTCGGGAATCACCGTGAACATACGGGAAAGACGTGCGAGCAGGTAAACGCCCGAGGTCACCATGGTTGCGGCATGGATAAGGGCAGACACAGGAGTCGGACCCGCCATGGCATCCGGAAGCCAGGTGAGGAGCGGAATCTGGGCGGACTTACCAGTACAACCCAGGAAGAACAGAAGACCTGCAACCGCGATAATCGGAGTCGCCAGTTGCACATGGCCACCGGCAATCAACATCTCGATGAACTTGTTCAGGGCATCGTAGTTGAGGATCGCGGAACCGCCAAGAGTTGCAAGACAAAGCATACCGAGCAGGAACCCGATATCGCCCACGCGGTTCACAATGAAGGCCTTGTTTGCAGCCTTGCAGTTATTGAGATCATGGTTCCAGAAACCGATAAGCAGGTAGGAGCAGAGGCCCACGCCTTCCCAACCGAGGAAGGTGAGCAAGAGGCTATCGGAAAGAACGAGCACCACCATGCTGAACAGGAAGAGGTTGATGTAGGCGAAGAAGCGGGCAAAGCCGCGGTCACCGTGCATGTAACCAATCGAGTAGAGCGCGATAAGCGAACCGATGCCGGTCACGAACAGGAGCATCACGCGGGAAAGGCCGTCGAACAGGAATCCGATATCGACCTTGAGCATCGGGATGTCAATCCAGTTGCAGAGCGTCTGACGGATGCCTTCTTCGGGCATGCCGAAGGCGAGCAACACGACACTCACAAACGAAAGCACCGGGAACAGCACCGAGAGCGCCCCCACGAAACCTTCGGAAGGGCCCTTCTTGCTACCCGACGAGACAACGGCTATGGTGCCGAGCAGAATCGTTCCCAGAAGCGGGAAAAGAGGAATGATCCAAAGCGGTAAATTTGTCATTGCTTACCCCTTCATATTGGAATAGTTGTCGGAATCGACACTTTCACGGTTGCGGAAAATGAGGATCACGAGTGCAAGGCCCACGCAAGCTTCGGCAGCGGCAACGGCGATCGAGAACAGCGGCACAATCTGGCCCGCGACACTCAAATCGGCAGGAAGCGTCTTGGCAAAGCCCACGAAACTGAGGTTCACTGCGTTCAGGGCAAGCTCAACACCCATCAGCACAAAGAACACGTTGCGGCGGGAAAGAGCCACAATCAGTCCGATGCTAAAGATAACCAGGGCAAGAATCTGGATATAGATCGGTTGGAGTTCCATTACTTATCCTCCTTTTCTTCCGAAACAGCTTCTTCAGAAGCTTCGGAACCCAGGTGCTTTTTCGCCATGAGGACCGCAGCCCCCATCGAAGAAAGCAGCAACAAGCCAAGCACTTCGAAAAGGACGAAGTAGCCGGGACCCGTCTGGGCCGTATTGAACAAGTTCGAAGAAGTCATCTCGACGGAGCCGCGAAGCGTGGAAACGTCGAAGCCCATCGGAGACATCACGAGGGCAAAGCCCACGAGGCCGGCCAAGACAAGCACGCCGATGACCACGAAAATGGAAACACCGTCGAACATGGGAGTCTTATTGTCCTTCGCCGCGTTCAAGACCGAAATCACGAACACGAGAAGCATCATGATTGCACCGGCATAGACCATCACCTGGACAACCCCGATAAAGGGGCTTCCCAACAGGCCATAAATACCCGCGAGCGAGAGCATGGTAAGAATCAGAGAAAGGCCACCATAAAGCGGATGCTTCGAGAAAAGCACGCCAAAGGCCGCCACCACGGCAATCACCGCAAGAACGATGAAATAAATCAGGGCAAGCATTACTTTACCTCCATTCCCCAGACCGCGCGGGCCTGGGCATTCTTTGTACCACCCGGAGCCTTCTGGCTCTGTTCGTCATCGGGGTAATCCTTCGGGTCCCAAGCAGTGAGGGTCTTGAGGTTTGCCACGAATTCGTCGCGGGTGCGGTGTTCAAAGATGATTTCCTTGGTATCCATGCGGAGCGCATCGACCGGGCAGGCTTCAACGCAAAGGCCACAGAACACGCAAGTCAGATGGTCAATGTCGAAGCGTTTCACCTTCTTTTCGATACGCGGATCGTCACTGGCGGTCGCTTCGATATAAATGCAGTGGGCAGGGCAAGCCGCAGCGCACATGCCACAGGCAACGCAACGGGGGCTGCCATCGGGGCGAAGCATCAGGCGGTGCTTTGCACGGTAAGTGCTACGGACTTCGGGCTGACCTTCCGGATAGGAAATGGTCGGCAGAGTTTCGTAGCGGAAAAGACCACGGGCGGCGTGCTTGAGCGTCGTCCACAGGCCGCGAATCGCCTCGAAGATGTAGAGGCGTTCTACCCAGTTCATGGGTCTTTGTCTAATAACGCGGGCCATTAGTTACCTCCCAAGAGCTTCGCGACCACGGCGGTCACGACGAGGTTCAAAATCGCGATATTCAGGATAATCTTCCAGCCAAGGTGCATAATGTGATCGTAGCGGAAGCGCGGAAGCGTCCAGCGGACCCAGATCCACACCCAGCAGAAGAACACGCTCTTCACCAGGAGCACCAGCAGGTGGATGAGAGCCGTACCGAGGGCAGCACCCAAGGTGTTCACGGCAACACCGTTCACCATAGTCACCTGCGGGTTGTAAAGCATCCAGGAGGCAACACCGGCGCAGATAAGCACCACGGCGGCGATCCAGCCGATACCCTTGTAAAGCTTATATTCCTGCAAGATTTCCATCTTGTTTACCTGGGCCGCAGCACGGAGCTTGCGGGAGTAGCGGTAAATCATATGGAGGAATGCGAGAGCGAAGAAAGCGAGCACCCAGCAGAGGATAGCGAGCGAGCCACCCATGTGAGCCTGGATGGTTTCGGTCGGCACGAACGGGACCGAGTAGCCGCCCAGGAAGAGGGTCGCCACCAGAAGGCTGCTGATGCAGATGTGGGAGTATTCACCCATGTAGAACAGGCCGAACTGCATGG containing:
- a CDS encoding NADH-quinone oxidoreductase subunit I, with the protein product MARVIRQRPMNWVERLYIFEAIRGLWTTLKHAARGLFRYETLPTISYPEGQPEVRSTYRAKHRLMLRPDGSPRCVACGMCAAACPAHCIYIEATASDDPRIEKKVKRFDIDHLTCVFCGLCVEACPVDALRMDTKEIIFEHRTRDEFVANLKTLTAWDPKDYPDDEQSQKAPGGTKNAQARAVWGMEVK
- a CDS encoding NuoM family protein, which codes for MLLHFLVLAPFAAAILMMATSKEDAKSSSRLAFLFGIAFVAMSIALIASGNQATEAIEWFRIPGAKGSVYYYLYSHGLGAWMVFLSTGLSLVSLVTGRNTFEKNYRNFAIAIFALMGAMNGTFLAADAVLFFFFFEAMVFPAAVLIAGFGGKDRRNAAMTFAIYTLVGSAPMMVALWYLLTVADNSLVLSLAVALQNLDPAMQATLLACFLLAFMVKTPVFPFHGWQAITYAEAPAPLSAILTGAMSKAGVFGFIAWILPIFPLSMEVVDAMMWLGLLTAVYGALMALRATDGKKLLAYSSMGHLGLAVAGVFSLSESMLPAVLVLLVAHGISAGAQFYLMGIAERFAGTRDIEQLGGLAKRNPVFGSLFGFLAVLSLAVPGTAGFVGEFTVLMSLWDMGPLPALVVGLCLILSAAYMLRFVQKVIFGTPARQYEDGKRMTALEGSSIGIMGILLVVFGMHPAFITNALQLFDESAVQEMNKVTHPSDAAADATVEASVDTTGDIAVDENIAAVAQPMTEEDLHQLDSNLKANGFTDEERASLIAQLKAMSETDVADAQENASESNEAKVNEEASENE
- the nuoL gene encoding NADH-quinone oxidoreductase subunit L gives rise to the protein MTNLPLWIIPLFPLLGTILLGTIAVVSSGSKKGPSEGFVGALSVLFPVLSFVSVVLLAFGMPEEGIRQTLCNWIDIPMLKVDIGFLFDGLSRVMLLFVTGIGSLIALYSIGYMHGDRGFARFFAYINLFLFSMVVLVLSDSLLLTFLGWEGVGLCSYLLIGFWNHDLNNCKAANKAFIVNRVGDIGFLLGMLCLATLGGSAILNYDALNKFIEMLIAGGHVQLATPIIAVAGLLFFLGCTGKSAQIPLLTWLPDAMAGPTPVSALIHAATMVTSGVYLLARLSRMFTVIPEVLIIVLIVGMLTAFWAAVAGLFQNDIKKVLAYSTISQLGYMFMAAGASAFDASIFHVFTHAFFKAALFLGAGAVIHSLAGEQDMRRMGGLLKKTPVTACVMIFAFLAIIGFPGFAGFWSKDLILERLYTNAPCGEFFYVVGLLTAVITAVYMGRLIIMTFFGEYRGPKEKEAHIHEAPASMLIPMVILAFGAVFAGYLWADSMGIKFFEATLAPVVGEAQNYMLGKLEIAHVNPLAFACFGTAAALLGMMIAYMVYGLKRLPRLHAKWGSAPEGFKADWTFFFDYIHEIFIVITKALAFVADMFVDKVLQAAQWTVGAIVEIVGDGVSSFQARKVRVQLTLSLVGVVALIAVVLLTGGLF
- a CDS encoding NADH-quinone oxidoreductase subunit J is translated as MLALIYFIVLAVIAVVAAFGVLFSKHPLYGGLSLILTMLSLAGIYGLLGSPFIGVVQVMVYAGAIMMLLVFVISVLNAAKDNKTPMFDGVSIFVVIGVLVLAGLVGFALVMSPMGFDVSTLRGSVEMTSSNLFNTAQTGPGYFVLFEVLGLLLLSSMGAAVLMAKKHLGSEASEEAVSEEKEDK
- the nuoK gene encoding NADH-quinone oxidoreductase subunit NuoK; the protein is MELQPIYIQILALVIFSIGLIVALSRRNVFFVLMGVELALNAVNLSFVGFAKTLPADLSVAGQIVPLFSIAVAAAEACVGLALVILIFRNRESVDSDNYSNMKG